The following coding sequences lie in one Desulfovibrio psychrotolerans genomic window:
- a CDS encoding DUF3568 family protein yields the protein MPWMKRLLCILLLGLMPLQSGCVVAAVGIAAAGVTTAKSTMEEVVERSYVQPYWCVYRATHAALHEMSIGLDNVEGVKEGDVFHAKTAEYPVTVELHRITDTVTRVRVEAGKNVFQQDQATAMAVADAIHQIIARNLHTGMVVTPES from the coding sequence ATGCCATGGATGAAACGCCTGCTGTGCATTCTGCTGCTGGGGCTTATGCCGTTGCAGTCCGGCTGCGTTGTGGCCGCTGTGGGGATTGCCGCGGCCGGCGTGACCACTGCGAAAAGCACCATGGAAGAAGTGGTGGAACGCTCATACGTGCAGCCTTACTGGTGCGTGTACCGGGCCACCCATGCAGCCCTGCACGAAATGTCCATTGGCCTGGATAATGTGGAGGGCGTGAAGGAAGGCGATGTGTTCCACGCCAAGACAGCGGAGTACCCCGTTACCGTGGAACTGCACCGCATCACGGACACGGTGACGCGGGTCCGGGTGGAGGCGGGCAAGAACGTGTTCCAGCAGGATCAGGCCACGGCCATGGCTGTGGCGGACGCCATCCATCAGATTATTGCCCGCAACCTGCACACGGGCATGGTCGTTACTCCGGAGTCCTGA
- a CDS encoding RluA family pseudouridine synthase, with product MGTVRHITVTPEEAGQKLLQFLQRRLGGMPQSAIMRWLRTGQVRVNKGRAKAYDRLAAGDVVRVPPCDVAPCTFSPPGISGTPDAAFVSGGAGFPVAPASSVSPFSPVPCGMGEGLNPDNATACLAQAGLQLAGSAPGLLVLRKPAGLPVQPGTGHADAVTVRLARCFAGAPFMPTPAHRLDKDTSGLLLVATEYWRLRALHDLFRQGGGLRKVYLAWVRGTWRSGQPVRLEDRLDKRDTGSGERVVRVAGTEQGTEQGTDQGPDQGREAACTVYSVQPGKDYSLVAVWLHTGRTHQIRVQLAGQGHPIVGDRKYGGPACAQGMLLHAWHLALPAMPAMPVMPDVPVASVESGASGLPVVAAVPVVPAVVPAVAPIVAPIVAPIATLDALCAGTSGLIAGAVEHAESAEQGMTETFFCLPEWTPPYAVDAALLHDFARSVFPPELRRAPAGHPIDGY from the coding sequence ATGGGAACGGTTCGGCACATAACGGTTACGCCGGAAGAGGCAGGGCAAAAGCTGCTGCAGTTTCTGCAACGCAGGCTGGGCGGCATGCCGCAGTCTGCTATTATGCGCTGGCTGCGCACCGGGCAGGTGCGTGTGAACAAGGGGCGTGCCAAAGCGTACGACAGGTTGGCTGCCGGAGATGTGGTGCGTGTGCCGCCGTGTGATGTTGCGCCTTGTACGTTCAGTCCGCCCGGAATATCCGGAACACCTGATGCCGCATTTGTTTCCGGTGGAGCAGGTTTTCCTGTTGCTCCAGCGTCCAGCGTTTCGCCCTTTTCCCCCGTGCCCTGCGGGATGGGCGAAGGACTGAACCCGGACAATGCGACCGCATGCCTTGCACAGGCAGGGCTGCAACTGGCGGGAAGCGCTCCCGGACTGCTGGTGCTGCGCAAGCCTGCCGGACTGCCGGTGCAGCCGGGGACGGGGCATGCGGATGCCGTTACCGTCCGGCTGGCGCGGTGTTTTGCCGGTGCGCCGTTTATGCCCACCCCCGCGCACCGGCTGGACAAGGATACCTCCGGCCTGTTGCTGGTGGCCACGGAATACTGGCGGCTGCGGGCACTGCACGATCTTTTCCGGCAGGGAGGCGGGCTGCGCAAGGTGTATCTTGCGTGGGTGCGCGGAACGTGGCGGTCAGGCCAGCCTGTGCGGCTGGAAGACCGGCTGGACAAACGGGATACCGGGAGCGGTGAGCGCGTGGTCAGGGTTGCGGGCACGGAACAGGGTACGGAACAGGGCACGGATCAGGGCCCGGATCAGGGCAGGGAGGCCGCCTGCACGGTGTATTCCGTGCAGCCGGGAAAGGATTATTCTTTGGTGGCCGTGTGGCTGCACACCGGCAGAACGCACCAGATACGGGTGCAGCTTGCCGGACAGGGGCACCCCATTGTGGGGGACCGAAAATACGGCGGCCCGGCCTGTGCGCAGGGTATGTTGCTGCATGCGTGGCATTTGGCACTGCCTGCTATGCCTGCTATGCCTGTTATGCCTGACGTGCCTGTAGCGTCTGTAGAGTCTGGCGCATCGGGTTTGCCCGTTGTGGCTGCTGTGCCTGTTGTACCTGCCGTTGTGCCTGCCGTTGCGCCAATTGTTGCTCCAATTGTTGCCCCAATTGCTACCCTTGACGCGTTGTGCGCGGGCACGTCCGGCCTGATAGCAGGGGCCGTGGAACATGCTGAATCCGCAGAGCAGGGCATGACCGAAACATTCTTTTGCCTGCCGGAATGGACGCCGCCTTATGCGGTGGATGCGGCATTGCTGCACGATTTTGCGCGTTCTGTCTTTCCGCCGGAATTACGCCGGGCTCCTGCCGGGCATCCCATTGACGGATATTGA